GGTTTTACTAACAATAATAAAGTGATTTAGTCCTTTCTCCCAACCGGAGCATGGGAAATCGTTAAAGATCCAGCTATTTGTGTGTGATCAGTAAATATTTAGTGCAGGCGACATCCTCTGTCTCGTCCTAATCGATACTGGTCCCGTTGGGCAGCCCTATTGTTGTGTGCATGCAGCATATAATGCTTTCATCCTCTGCTTGAAGGAAGAACAACCAGAGGAAACTTTTAAACCCGGGAAATAAAAACTGCAACACCAGACTTTCGGAGGAGGTTTAATAGCAAATCAATTGTGTTGGTGTGGAAATGTTTATGCGTGGATAAAAGCTGTTCATTTTTCAACCCAGTATAGATTTACGCAAGGTTAATTGAGGCTATTATCATATAATTATATAGACATTCTTATTATCTGCATTGTGTATAATTGCTAGAGGCGTagctctaaaaaaagaaaagagagagatgtTTATTTAGTCgcttgtacatttatttttacaatgcacacagtcattttatttatttattattattaattgatGTCAATTAATACTAGTAATAATGACAATTATATCACAATAGTTACTGCTGGGCTCTATTTAAacacactgtattttttttattttttgcaataaaattataattttggcTGTAATTACAGTTCTAATCATAGGTCTTATTGCATCTTTAGCCTACTTCTACTACTTTACCGATCTCCATATAATTTGGTATGTGCAGAATCCCACAATGCATGCTCGCCACACTTTAAGACAGGTGTCTGTTCTGACTtcaccccctccctctctcagtAGCCCACACAAAGCAGCGGCGTACAAGCGCGCTTTGGCCATATTACTGTAGGAGAGAAAAGGCGCACAGGATCTCTGCTTTGCTGTAAAACCTGCCTATCATTTCCACAGGCAGTCAAATGATATTCTGCTCGGAAGGCACTTATATTTCCAATTCCTCGCTCAACAATACATTGACGTGAATCAGTTGTTTGTTCCGGCTCTCTGAAGTTTTTGCATGATTAGACATTTACAGATTCTCCAATAAACAGcgtgcttttttatgtttgctCCCGTCTGTTGGAGAGGAAGCTTTGCCAGTTTCATTCTGAGCACTGTGTCgaaaaagagaagacaaaaTATATTCTGAATAAGAGAGAAGATGCATCCCGCTACGGACGAAGCCACATATGCATTTGGTAGGTGGTCTGTTACTATAAGAATACAGCCTCCTTCCGCTCTATCACTAAGACATAACTTTATGAATTGGTATGTGCAAACTTGTTGGGCTTATTGTGATCATCATATAAATTAACACTTGGATAATACGCGACAATGACTGACAGAGTCGCCCGTATTCAATGCGCACTAGAAACATCGTATATGTACGCTACTATATTCTCTGTCTGCAGcagtacatgtcttttattttaacagaTACGTCTGTCCGCTTATTTAGACGATATTTAATTTAGAGATTAGAAATAACGCAGTGCTACTTTGCCGATTTATCCTAATAAAGTGTGCAAAATGTATACTTACCATTTGAAGCTGGATCCTCGGTAAATGGATACCTTTCGCAGTTTGTTATTTACAGACTCCGTTTTCACGGGTTCTGTCAATAAAACCGACAAAATAATCATGCAGACAAAATATAATCGGCTCATTTGTTTTAGAATAAAGAAATCATTGGTCTAAATACCACCGCTGGGACTGCCTGAAGTggcaaaaaaagtaaatccaaCTTTGGCAACTCTCAAAGCTTTGCCGTCCAAGTCATGTAAAACAGAATTTAAACAAACAGGCATCAGTTTAAAATGGTGCTCGTTAGTTTGGTCGATGCGGGAGAAGAGACTGAAGCAGTTTCCGTCTCGGATGGCTCCTCTAAATTGAATCTTATTTGAAGCAAAAAACTTCATACGCTAGGGGGCACCAATATACTGTTATACACCCTGCGACAATGcttgcctgctgctgctgctgctgctctctctATAGACTAACACACAGCTCAGACTATATCGTCCATCTGTATATGGATCCGTGAAGTTTTACATGCAGCTCAACTTTGATGGCCTCCGGCCATACAGTAGCAGTCTTTACCGCTGTTTAAATACaagcctaaaacaatataaaccaGGCAGGCAGCAAACTCTGAGCAACCCCTGACCCCGTTTTACATGCACGGCATCCTTCACCGTTTACCATCATCCCAAACTGTAGATTATCTTTATTATAAAGCAACATCTGACAGGCATTATAAAGTATCATAATGACCACAGTCGCTTTTATAGTGCCATTTAGTGGCTTAACTTTCATCCTAACCTTAATGTGAAGGGCATGGCCTTTGACCTCAAGGGgcatttttaaatgtagtcCCTGTTTAAAGCTGTAGTCATTGACCACATAAAGAAAAAGCTCTGACTTCTGAGACACAGATTTGGCCTTACTGACCTGGTGTGTTAGGATATTTGCTGCGGTGGGGGATTAGCAGGCTACAGCGGGTGTCCAGATGATGTCAGTAGCCTATCATAACATTTTTATGAGAGGTGTGGATTGTGAAGAATGGTACCTGGTGTAATTAGAAGCGCTAATAGGTACATTAGCCTGTACAAATACAGGAACTTGGACAAATGTGGAGGGACATGTACAGATTGAAAAGACATGGTGTTATTATTGTGACCCTTTTCAGCGTGTTGCTTTACATGTGCATAGTCCAAATAAGTCTCCACATTCTGTTTTATTCATATGTATCCTTTAATGTCCACAATCTTAATATAGAGTATCATTCAGTAAGAGtgtcttgtttgtttctttttcttcttgtgtgtTTTGCTCAAATGTGTATTCTGTCTTTTTATCCACACACTTAAAGGATAAAGATGTGGGTACAATAGACAGACAGTTTTATTGTAATGAGTAGGCTACAGATCATGTCCAGAAGGTGCACCTGTGTTTTAGGGACAAAACCTCATTTGGATAGTTCAGCTTTAAGGCTACGGATATACCGTAACGCAATATGAggcaaataatgaaataaagattttgtgttttcttcatgcAATTCATAAGGCTTTACCGGGAATATGAGTATATTCCATAGTCTGTGCGATTTGAGTGActagaaattatttttttttcttcccgaAAACCGTTTCTTTTTAGGACCAAGCGGCCCTCTCGACCTCCATGCTGGCTCTGGCAAGGTACCAAGTAGCACAAGTGCCGACTAGCCAATGGGGTTCAGGGGGAGGTCCCTGAGCTCTGACCAGTCAAACACACTCTCCTTCCTTATATGGCAGCTGATCTCCATGGTAACGTGTGCTAAGTTGCAGCAGTCGTGTCAAAGTTCACTATATAGAGAGCTCAGTGAGCTGATCAGAGAGAAAGCATTCTGCCAGCCCGGCTCCTACCAATCGCAAATCACTTCCTAACCTCCGCCTTTTTAACATATTTGATCACTTTGATTCTCTACTCCTTTTTCCTATTATTTTTCAGTGCACGGAGAAGGTTTGTGAtcttagtttttagtttttttgttttttagtgcaTTCGCTTTTTTTGGAAGAGTTGTCTTCATATTCCAGGCTCTCCAAAAACATTGGCTTCAGCTGCGCGCTTGCTGGCGCTACCTcacaagaagaaaaggaagaagacGCAATTTTTTTTACCCAGTTGGTGATTTTCTTCTTCAAGACTTGTGCTGGAACTTGATAGTAGCTGCTACAGTGTGCTCACCAATTGTTTTATGCTGCTGCAGGCACGGTCTTACCAACCCTGCTCCATCATTCACTGAATAGTCCATGCTACCTCGGCttcttattttaatatttagccTACATTTCCCATTGATGGGTGTACTGGATGGCTGACTGTAAGCGCCCCTGGACTTGGCCTTTAAGCGCAAGGCAGCGACTCAGCTCGCCATCGCATCAGTTTTGAAAACGTGCTTCGCAACGTCTCCAACAGCAATAAATCGACAGTTATCAGGAGATTCTGAGTGGATTCAACGTAGGCTAGATCTGACATTTTGTGTGTCCGGCTGTTAATCACAGTTTACCGCGTTTCCTTGAGACATTATTCACCGCGACACCAACACGGCAGACAAAAAGTTTCTTTACGTTGACTGATAGATATGGCAATGGTAGTGTGGAGAGGCTCCCAGGACGATGTGGCTGACACCCAAGGCACCCTTTCCTCGCAAACCCAAGGAGGACTATCTCTTCCCACCCCTCAACCAGGCCAGTTGAATCTGACAGCCTCTCAGGTCGCCCCTCCGACCCCTCAGACTCCGGTCCAAGGACCCCCGAACAACACACAGTCCACGCCGACGAACCAGACGACGCAGCAGTCGGAGAAACAGCCACAGCACATTGAATGCGTGGTCTGTGGGGATAAATCTAGTGGCAAACACTATGGCCAGTTTACTTGTGAGGGCTGCAAAAGCTTCTTCAAACGGAGCGTACGACGGAACCTCACTTACACATGCCGTGCCAACAGGAATTGTCCAATCGACCAACATCACCGCAATCAGTGTCAGTACTGCCGCCTCAAAAAATGCCTCAAAGTCGGCATGAGACGGGAAGGTATTGGGACTTTATGTTTtcttatttatgtatgtgtttgtgcttgtaGGCTTCCAGATATGAAATCATCTTATGTCGCCCCCATAGCCTGTTCTCTCTTCCCGCTGTTCCCTCCCAGGCTGTGCGGCAGGAGCACGCAATGGAGCCGCTCTCTGCTGTGGTTGAGACGAGGCTCGTCGGAGCTCCTTTTAGCCGTTGCATTATTAGTATCCAGCTCCAGCGCATTATAGCTCTGCATTTCACAAATCCGATCCGACCCCTGGTCAGGCTAGAGCTGTcgaatttttatatttaaataaagccATGAGCGTGGAGGCACATCTGTACTGAATATGTGATACAATAGCCTTCTGCGCTATTATGGCGAGTATCGAATTAAGAGATCAGAGAGCGTGTTCAGGCTACATCTCTAAATCTATCCCGCATGTCTTGTTCACTGTGTCTAAAACTGGACATCAGTGTGAATTATGCACACAAAGCATCCATATCACCTTCCGAATTTATTTGAATATTAGTCGAAAACAGGCCTGCATGTATGGTAAAACGAGATGAATTGCTAAGTAGGTTAAGGGTTAAACATGCAAGGTCTCCCTTGCCCTCTTTGTGTTCCTTCACAGCCAGCTCATGTTGCTGTTGCCGAATAACATCATTTAAAAGCTAGATATATGCATGTGTTGTGTTAAACGTCTTTAAAGCTCATATCATGGTGTTTCAGTCGCCTAATCTACATGATCTGTCTCTTTGTTATCTATGCAACCTTTTAAAACTCCTATGCAATaataacattgtgtgtgtgtgcgtgtgtgcgtgagtgtgtgtgttatgatgcCTATACAGCAAACATGCTGTGTGTCACTTGTTTTAGGGTGTGAGCGTTTGATTCAGTTTTCTGCACTGTTAAAATGTACGATGTTTGACAGCAGCCTCTATGCCAATAATGATATAGTGTGATGATTTGTAGAATTCAGGCTTCAATATCTGTAGTTTCTCTTTTTACTGCAGCCGTGCAAAGGGGACGGGTGCCACCCACACAGCCACACCACGGTCAGTTCGCCTTGACAAATGGAGACCCACTGCCCCCCTTCCCTACTTATCCAATATCTTTCTGTTGGAGGGAGCCCTACCCCCGCCCGTAGGGAGTCagtgctgccccccccccaaaatggGCATCGAGAAATTTGTGAACTACAGCCAGGTTTCTCTAAAGCCCGTGGAGTGGGCCGGGAATTCCCTTTTTCCAGACCTTCAATCACCGCCCGGGTGGCTTTTCTGGGGTTTGGGGAGTGAGTTATTTGTGCTAAACCCCGGGGGGGGCCAGTGCTCCATCCCCCTGCTGTGGCCCCCTCCTGGCGGCGGCGGGCCTTCACCCTCCCCCCCGTCTCGGCGAGTGGGGCCCTTTTTGGACCACATTAGGTCTTCCCAAAAACAAGTGGAAAGCCAAAGCTTTTGCAGTTGACCCGGGGAATAAGTGTTAAAAGGTTTTGCCTTCCCCACGGTAAGACAAAAGATGGCACCCCAATGCGTCTGTGTGAATGTCGTAACAGTTCCTGACACCATAAATCAAAGCTGACCAAATATTAACTGCTATAAAGGGTTTTGCTTTTCCACCTATTGCTGCTTTCATGGTCAAAAGGGGTTTTGGGTAGGGGTTTTTGGctattaattttaaaaccccTGATTTATCACACCTTCtctcacacaccccacacacacacccacaaaaaaaccccaaaacccccacacacaccacaaaaaaaacacccacacaacacacaccaaaacacacaaaagtttAACGGGGAAAAGTGGCATTACCGCAAgggtttttaattaaaatttacatcaaaacaaaaaaatttttgAAATGTGAAACAACTCCCTTAAGTAAAAAAGATAATTCTTGAGTTTATTAAAAACTAGTATTAACCTTTTTGAGCCTAAAAATTTTTCTAcctttcatattttctttttgccatttaTCAATGTGTGTATACCCCACGTCTTGTTTGTAGGGAATGACAGATATAAATGATGTCAGCCTCCGAGGGGGAGGggaatagaaaaagaaagacaagccTAATGTCCCATTTGCACACAGTAAAAGCAAAGCGCAAGTCTCAACGATCTCGTGTCATTTAGGGGACAGACGTCCGACAAAAAGCATGTAGGACCCATGCATACCCTGTAATTGCAAATATGTCAGAATATCATAGTATTGTGTGATAGTGAGCAGTGCCACTATCATCATATGTGAATTTTTTTCTGCGCCTAGTAGGATTTAAGGCGTCTAAGGACTCCAGAACTAGGTCATGACCCATACTTACCAGCTGTTTTGTTACATTAGCTCCACcattaaagggaaaaataaaaataaaataaaatccatgGAAGAGATTTACAAGGTTTCACCATAGAGGGAATGCATGTCTTTGAAATGATATCATACCTGCAAGACATCAGCCTCTGTATTTCATTTAGCTCTAGCAGCCCACTATGGTGTGttagctttttcacaaaaaacaaaaatcacatttcaGGTCATTTGAATTTATTATTAAGGCTTTATGGGGCCACGATGGCTTAATTTGTCTCCTCCATACCTGAGTCCCGGGGGCTTGAACATGAgctgtgtgttgtagcttgaaTGGCACGCCTTTGCTACTTTGGTTGTTGTCATGCATAAACTTTACAAACTTAACCAATGCGCGAACATGCGTTTTTGGCACATAATCCGCTGCCGCCCACATGCAGCAGCATAGATAGTGATTATGCGACTCTGGTGGTAAAGTATGACGGCAACTCCGTAGGCTATGGGCCCTTTTTCTAAGCTAAATCTCTGCTCACTAAAGGTCAGTAGGTCTCCTTGTCTTTCCcactctccctccccctcctctcttcctcgCTCTGCCACTGACTGGGAAAGACTGGCCCATCAGAAACACAGTCTTTAGCTATGAATATGTTCAATTATTTAGTTCACTTTTAAGTGGCTTTATCGAGGGAAATAACCGAGTTATAGTTGCGATGAAAGGAGGAACGCCGAATTAAGATAGTGGCAAAACAACACTCACATTTTCCTCTGCCTCTTTATGTCATTTCgtctatatatttatgtgttttaaataaaatataataaaactctTAAATCAATAGAAGTCACCACATTAGTGAAAGACTATATTTTTCTTTGGTGGTGTGGTAATTATTCGCTTATCGCaatgttattattaaataattctCATACACTAAAAAATATGTGCACTAGTTATTTATGAAAACAAGCCTCGAGACAAATACATTCCACTTTTACATGTAATGGGATAAGAACAATTTCCTAAAATAATTGCTTTTTCCCCCCTAAACGTGACAGGCTATCAATTACCGTCAGTATATCACCACAGTAGGGAAAAAAACTcctagtgagagaaacactttAGGTTACACTTTATTAATGTTTATTTGCTTTCCCCCCTCCCAGATGCTTGTGGCCTCTCAGATGTGGCCCATGTGGAAAGTTTGCAGGAGAAGTCCCAGTGCGCCCTGGAGGAATATGTCCGGAGCCAGTATCCCAACCAGCCAACACGGTTTGGGAAATTGTTACTCCGCTTGCCTTCCCTCCGCACAGTCTCTTCCTCGGTCATAGAACAATTATTTTTCGTCCGATTGGTAGGTAAAACCCCAATTGAAACTCTCATCAGGGATATGTTGCTTTCGGGGAGCAGTTTTAACTGGCCTTACATGTCAATTCAGTAAACCAAGAAGGAGACGAACAAACAAAAGGTGGGGTTGGGGGACTGCGAGACTACAAAGATTATAGCTGCTTTTGTGAAAGGAATAAAAAACCAACCGGCTGTTACACGGGGCTGGCTTTCATGAAGAAAGACATTGACGTAAATGACTGTGAATTCCCCCCTACTCCAAAAAAATTGAGACATCCACTGAACTTTCAAAATGGCAGATACAAGCTCCCAGTGTTCATGCAGAACAACCTGCTccgattcatttttttaatgaaagaagaaaatgaggaaaaaaaggaaaggggatTTTGTTGATCCTTATAAGGAAAATTTAAGTATtaagtgcatttaaaaatgataatttgggtaaaaagaaaaaaaactggagaaagGGAAAATAAGAAACGTGAATTTCCATTTCTCAAATGACTTGTCCTGTGTCCATGTATAGCTGTGTTTTGTACTTTCTTTGTTCCTCCTTTCTGGTTCCAAACCGGCCTATGTGATTTCTGTAGTACAGGTGGTGTTATTTTCTAAGACaatgatttattttgaaaaggtgtaaaaaaataaaaataaaaaaagttctaaaaagAATTAAAACCACAGCAATAGGAGTATAGGCTAATAATCTATAGGCTTAATGCTGCAAGCGCACTTATATTCTTAGGATGACCAATACCATCTGGGAAAAGGGAGTTTTTGTTCAACTTTATGACCCAGCGGAAACATTTTTGCTCTTTAGTAATATGAAGTTACACAATTCAGTTTGTTTTCGGAAATTTTTTGCAGAAAAGTCTTCCCCATTTCCTCCAGCTTTGAATAGTTGGAATATGTTCTCCAATTggatacaatgaaaaaaatcctACAAGTTGCCTATCCTGCTGTTAGAAAGGTACCTACAGGTTGCTCTTAATGTGTTGGATGTGCATTCAAGGGCGTTTGCAGTGGCTCAAACTGCACTAAAAAGCATAAGTgacttgtttaaataaaaaaagaaatgggcgAGGTCAAGGGTCATAAAAGTTTGAAGCCTAGCCAGAGTAGTGTTTAATAGCAGTATTATTAAAACGTCCCTGAAATGTCAACCTTTATTCACTTCAAGCATTAAGTGCCTGACAAGCATGATGTGATTTCTCATCAAAACGTTGTTAAAGTAGGCCGACAACATTTTGGAGGAACACAATTAGATTTGAAACTTCAGTTGTGTATTTCACTTGAAAAACACTGATTAGAGGCAGTATTCTTGTAAATATAGGTCAATTCATTTCAACGAGTTTTTCCTTTATACAAAGTATATGTGATTAAGAAAAATCTGTGGTTGCCATTTTTTTCTCGGTAATACAACGTCTTCAAAATTGAGTGGCAGACTTAGCTAGTAGCACtgaaatttatgtttttaatgtatatacatattactacaaatgttttctttttcatgtatATTTAGACTGTGAATGCATGGCCACAGGTCGCTAACCTATTTTACCTTtgatatataaatgtaaatgttttctctctcttttttgacTGTATAGATATAATCTGTGCATTCAGTACACTAGCCCTtgtatttaaagaaacaaaaaagaaaagaaacgaCGTTCATTATTAGGCTACAGACTTAAACAGGGTGAGCAGGTTTGAGAAAAGGAGTTGCTATTTTAACTTTAGTGTTATTGCTCCTTTGGTCTTTGACAGGTGCcgtggtgtgcgtgtgcgtgaaCGTGTGTgggcgcgcgcgcgcgcgtgtgtgagaacgtgtgcgtgcgtgcgtgtgtgtatttggaAGCTAGCAATTTTGTCCTTGTTTTGAGGCTTttcttcaacacacacaaaaacaccatgttgtggTTGAATTAAAAGGGATCACTGATTGAACACTGATCTTTGGCTGTTCGTAGCCACATATGGACCAGAGAATGATACATGATTGTAATTATGAACAGTTTAAACTGACCCAcgtttttatataaatatataaaaatatatgacTGCAGGGTATTGATAACGTATAGatactttttttatgattattattattaattgcaAGTGatatatgtgagtgtgtgtgaaagttTATAGTTGAACACaattcttgtttgtttgtgttagcTTATTGTAAACAAGCATTCTGCTGTAAATTTGTTCTTggtattaaattataatttatgAATTTGAAACGACAAgtttttccatgttttattaCTTCCCAAACGTACGTGTGAActtttccgtgtgtgtgtgtgtgtgtgtgtgtgtgtgtgtgtgcgcgcatgtgtgtgtgtgtgtgtttgcgcatgtgtgtgtgcacatgtgtatgtacgcgcgtgtgtgtgtgtgtgtgctaggtTGGAGGGGGGAGAGTGGAGTCACTTTGCCCCATGAAAATGATTAATgaattacaaaataattaatcAGTCAGCCAACAGGCCAGATCAACGCCTTCACTTTTTGCTACAAGGTTAAGATATTATATAAGATATTTTCTATAAAAATGCTGATCAGTAACGTAGCCTATAAGACTGAAAATAATGCATTGAAGACTGATGTCGGTAAAAATTCAGAAATAGTACACATCAGTTGTAATAAAACGCCCCGCCTCAACATATAGTAACATTTCCTAACAGTAGACCCCCCTCTCACACGGGACATAGTGGAGGATACCCAACCCAGCTTCCCCACCGCAGAGAACAGTTTCACCTTTGGACGCTCATGCAAATATTGACGGCATGAATTCATAAAGCATAAACGGTAGCATTCaaataatatacattatattgACAGGAATTTAAACCTCtaaattttcttttgaaaatccAGTTCCTTTCTTTTGATATAACTGTCTGTTCTTTGCGTTACGGTTATGgtctacattttatttttaacggAATCACTGAGCTTGATTGACAGGAAGTTGCTGAAAGCTACACATTTGAACTATTCAATCTTAAATGAAGAAATGTGTGAATATCCAAGAAGTGGACGTGATGGGTTTACATGTCAATCATTTACGCACGTGATATAATGCTATACACCTTTGGCTTACCCTTAATTATTAGTAGTATTGGCTGATTTGAGAGTTAGGCCTGAAATAGAATTAGCCTTGTGGTACAGAGGCTTAATCAGGATAGGTATGGAAGCCAACTCCACCAcggtttctgctgctgctgctgctgctgctgctgctgctgctgctgctgctgctgctgctggtgtgtgtgtgtgtgtgtgttgtgtgtgtgtgtgtgtgtgtgtgtgtgtgtgtgtgtgtgtgtgtgtgtgtgtgttgggggggtgtttttgttgctgttgataatgataaaaatgaTGATTATGATGTGACGCTGATGGTCTTTCATCCTCGGCTTCTCGCTGAAAGCGCTATTTATCCACACAGTGCTGCTTCCACTGCTTGTCCAACCAAACTGTCTCTGAGGTATCACACTGAGGCCAATCTGAACCCCATATTGATAATTAAAGGCAAACATTCCACTACCGtgagccaaaatgatttcattgAACCAAGTATTTACAGAATGCCcgtaaagaaaaatacaaactcaCTTCAGTATCCTTCAAAATATCAGCACACGAGGGCTTGGTCTAAAACACACTGAAACAATGAGTGGAGCTTCAGAATGGGTTTGGATGGATCTCGACACTGACCGGGCTGATTTTAGTTGACAGAGCGTGATGTATATGCTGAACTCAATGATTTGTACTTCTGCTCATTTATTAGCATTGTACAAAAAGACTAATGAGGTGTAACTCGCTGCAACGTCACTTTTATTTACGTCTGTGTGACGTGAGAACTTTTTGACACGCGAGCACGTACCCCCCACCCAAAATAATCTACAGGGTGCGGATGATGCTGCGGGGCCGAGGTGTGCGTACAGTAGAGTCTGTGCTGATGATCGGCGGTGGTTGGCGTTTACGCACTGAAGCTGAGAACTTATTCCGGGCTCATGGGCTATTAGTAGGTCTATTTGTTTAATAAGATAAGAATATGGTTTGCAGTCTcgctcttcctctgtctctttcacacagacacgtacacacagacacacatacgtgcactcacacatgcacgccAGCACAGTTAAGCGACAAATATGTACATTATGTGCACCTTGGCACTATCACGATGACAAATTAGC
This genomic stretch from Etheostoma spectabile isolate EspeVRDwgs_2016 chromosome 8, UIUC_Espe_1.0, whole genome shotgun sequence harbors:
- the nr2f2 gene encoding COUP transcription factor 2 isoform X2; translation: MAMVVWRGSQDDVADTQGTLSSQTQGGLSLPTPQPGQLNLTASQVAPPTPQTPVQGPPNNTQSTPTNQTTQQSEKQPQHIECVVCGDKSSGKHYGQFTCEGCKSFFKRSVRRNLTYTCRANRNCPIDQHHRNQCQYCRLKKCLKVGMRREAVQRGRVPPTQPHHGQFALTNGDPLPPFPTYPISFCWREPYPRP
- the nr2f2 gene encoding COUP transcription factor 2 isoform X1, whose protein sequence is MAMVVWRGSQDDVADTQGTLSSQTQGGLSLPTPQPGQLNLTASQVAPPTPQTPVQGPPNNTQSTPTNQTTQQSEKQPQHIECVVCGDKSSGKHYGQFTCEGCKSFFKRSVRRNLTYTCRANRNCPIDQHHRNQCQYCRLKKCLKVGMRREVSLFTAAVQRGRVPPTQPHHGQFALTNGDPLPPFPTYPISFCWREPYPRP